A single region of the Gephyromycinifex aptenodytis genome encodes:
- the cobN gene encoding cobaltochelatase subunit CobN: MFLLLSTSDTDLLSARAANDLATAATDVADESASTVEPGEAPVTWRYANPVKLDRLRLTDADDAAQAASQRAHLAAQLDRLLEGIDLVVVRLLGGRRAWEDGLDLLLAPEQRRPVVVLTGEQAPDAELMTQSTVPVGVATQAHAYLAHGGAANLAQLAAFLSDTVLLTGHGFAPPLAASSWGSLGCVGDCLDIPAAERSQCGATDCRAWQSDPDDERPTIAVLFYRAHHMSGNTAFVHTLSDAIEAAGGRAMPLYITSLREPEPELMATLKQADAVITTVLAAGGTVPSAAQAGGSEDAWDAGALASLDVPVIQGLVLGSSRQEWLDSDDGVTPLDCATQVAVPEFDGRIISVPFSFKEVDADGLPRYVPDPERAARVASIAVSYGRLRATPPQQRRLAIVLSAYPTKHARIGNAVGLDTPASAIHLLHQLADAGYDIGPLTGEGSLPGVESGNGDDLIHALVATGGYDQAWLTEEQLASNPLRVPADLYEQWYSRLEPELRELVEEAWGPAPGTLYIDETSAARRGEKAAKSLIMAGVRAGNVVVMIQPPRGFGENPIAIYHNPDMAPSHHYLAAYRWLEAPVEEGGFGAHAVVHLGKHGNLEWLPGKSTAMSATCGPDAVLGNLPLIYPFLVNDPGEGTQAKRRAHATLVDHLVPPMTRADSYGEIAKLEQLLDEYAQVSVMDPGKAPAVRQQIWTLIQAARLDKDLGLKERPDEAFFDDFILHVDGWLCEIKDVQIRGGLHILGQAPTGEGRINLVLAMLQAAQIWGGQYALPGLREALGLDEGNKERQATDDVESAARGLVEAMESAGWAPEAVSDIADRAHELVAAGVRGEAGVAVGLDRDKVAAILDFAATEIVPRLNATTDEIDRVLHALSGGFVPPGPSGSPLRGLINVLPTGRNFYSVDPRAIPSRLAWETGSALAESLVARYVADHGEPPANVGLSLWGTSAMRTAGDDIAEALALLGIRPVWDDASRRVKDLEVMTLAELGRPRVDVTLRISGFFRDAFPHATALLDDAVALAAAQDESDVDNFVRAHVEADKAAGIDERSARTRVFGSKPGTYGAGLLQLIDSRDWRTDADLAEVYTVWGGYAYGRDLDGVPARETMERTYKRIRVAAKNVDTREHDIADSDDYFQYHGGMVAAVRSLTGADPEAYIGDSTRPQLVATRTLLEETSRVFRARVVNPKWMAAMREHGYKGAFEMAATVDYLFGYDATTGVVGDWMYERLTTEYVLDETNREFLAKSNPWALHAMTERLLEAVDRGMWAEPDPQILAELRTAYLDAEGDLEGDDDDVSGAIK, encoded by the coding sequence GTGTTTCTGCTGCTGTCGACTTCCGACACTGACCTGCTGTCCGCCCGCGCCGCCAACGACCTCGCCACCGCTGCCACCGACGTAGCCGACGAGTCGGCGAGCACCGTTGAGCCGGGCGAGGCGCCCGTCACGTGGAGGTACGCCAACCCCGTCAAACTCGACCGGTTGCGCCTCACCGACGCCGACGACGCAGCCCAGGCCGCCTCCCAGCGTGCCCACCTCGCCGCCCAGCTCGACAGGCTGCTGGAGGGCATCGACCTCGTTGTCGTCCGTCTCCTCGGTGGCCGTCGCGCGTGGGAGGACGGACTCGACCTCCTCCTCGCCCCCGAGCAGCGACGCCCTGTCGTGGTCCTCACCGGCGAGCAGGCCCCCGACGCCGAACTGATGACCCAGTCGACCGTCCCCGTCGGCGTGGCCACCCAGGCCCACGCCTACCTCGCCCACGGCGGCGCCGCCAACCTCGCCCAACTCGCGGCGTTCCTCTCCGACACCGTGCTCCTGACCGGGCACGGCTTCGCGCCGCCGCTGGCTGCGAGCTCCTGGGGATCCCTCGGTTGTGTCGGTGACTGCCTCGACATCCCCGCCGCCGAGCGCAGCCAGTGCGGGGCCACCGACTGCCGGGCCTGGCAGAGCGACCCCGACGACGAGCGCCCGACGATCGCGGTGCTCTTCTACCGCGCCCACCACATGAGCGGCAACACTGCCTTCGTCCACACCCTCTCCGACGCGATCGAGGCCGCGGGCGGGCGCGCCATGCCCCTCTACATCACCTCGCTGCGCGAACCCGAGCCCGAGCTCATGGCCACCCTCAAACAGGCCGACGCCGTCATCACCACCGTGCTCGCCGCAGGCGGCACCGTCCCCTCGGCCGCGCAGGCCGGTGGCAGCGAAGATGCCTGGGATGCAGGCGCCCTCGCCTCCCTGGACGTGCCCGTGATCCAGGGCCTCGTCCTCGGCTCCTCCCGCCAGGAGTGGCTCGACAGCGACGACGGCGTCACCCCGCTCGACTGCGCGACCCAGGTCGCCGTGCCGGAGTTCGACGGCCGCATCATCTCGGTGCCGTTCTCGTTCAAGGAGGTCGACGCCGACGGACTGCCCCGCTACGTGCCCGACCCCGAACGCGCTGCGCGCGTCGCAAGCATCGCTGTCTCCTACGGCCGCCTGCGCGCCACCCCGCCGCAGCAGCGGCGCCTCGCGATCGTGCTCTCGGCCTACCCCACCAAGCACGCCCGCATCGGCAACGCCGTCGGCCTCGACACCCCCGCCAGCGCCATTCACCTGCTGCACCAGCTCGCTGACGCCGGGTACGACATCGGCCCCCTGACCGGCGAAGGCTCCCTTCCCGGCGTTGAATCGGGCAACGGCGACGACCTCATCCACGCCCTCGTGGCCACCGGTGGATACGACCAGGCCTGGCTTACCGAGGAACAGCTCGCGTCCAACCCCCTGCGCGTGCCCGCCGACCTCTACGAGCAGTGGTACTCCCGCCTCGAACCCGAGCTGCGCGAACTCGTCGAAGAAGCTTGGGGTCCCGCGCCCGGCACGCTCTACATCGATGAGACCAGCGCCGCCCGCCGCGGTGAGAAGGCCGCGAAGTCGCTGATCATGGCGGGGGTTCGCGCGGGCAACGTCGTCGTCATGATCCAGCCGCCGCGCGGATTCGGCGAGAACCCCATCGCGATCTACCACAACCCGGACATGGCGCCCAGCCACCACTACCTCGCCGCCTACCGCTGGCTCGAAGCCCCGGTCGAGGAGGGCGGATTCGGTGCGCACGCCGTCGTCCACCTCGGCAAGCACGGCAACCTCGAATGGCTGCCCGGCAAGTCCACGGCCATGTCCGCCACCTGCGGTCCCGACGCCGTGCTCGGAAACCTGCCGCTGATCTACCCGTTCCTCGTCAACGACCCCGGCGAAGGCACTCAGGCCAAGCGGCGCGCCCACGCCACCCTCGTCGACCACCTCGTGCCGCCGATGACGCGCGCCGACTCCTACGGCGAGATCGCCAAGCTCGAACAGCTCCTGGACGAGTACGCCCAGGTCAGCGTCATGGACCCGGGCAAGGCCCCCGCCGTGCGGCAGCAGATCTGGACCCTGATCCAGGCGGCGCGTCTCGACAAGGACCTCGGCCTCAAGGAGCGCCCCGACGAGGCGTTCTTCGACGACTTCATCCTCCACGTCGATGGATGGCTGTGTGAGATCAAGGACGTGCAGATCCGCGGCGGCCTGCACATCCTCGGCCAGGCACCCACGGGCGAGGGCCGCATCAACCTCGTGCTCGCCATGCTGCAGGCCGCGCAGATCTGGGGCGGCCAGTATGCCCTGCCCGGCCTGCGTGAGGCCCTCGGGTTGGACGAGGGAAACAAGGAACGCCAGGCCACCGACGACGTCGAATCCGCCGCTCGCGGGCTCGTCGAAGCGATGGAGTCCGCCGGGTGGGCGCCCGAGGCGGTGTCCGACATCGCCGACCGTGCCCACGAACTCGTCGCTGCCGGAGTGCGCGGCGAGGCCGGAGTCGCCGTCGGTCTGGACCGGGACAAGGTCGCCGCCATCCTCGACTTCGCCGCCACCGAGATCGTGCCCCGACTCAACGCGACGACCGACGAGATCGACCGCGTGCTGCACGCCCTGAGCGGCGGTTTTGTACCGCCGGGCCCCTCGGGCTCGCCGCTGCGCGGACTCATCAACGTGCTGCCCACCGGTCGCAACTTCTACTCCGTCGACCCCCGCGCCATCCCGAGCCGCCTCGCGTGGGAGACCGGCAGCGCCCTGGCCGAGTCCCTCGTCGCGCGCTACGTCGCCGACCACGGGGAACCGCCCGCCAACGTCGGACTCTCCCTGTGGGGCACCTCCGCGATGCGCACCGCCGGTGACGACATCGCCGAAGCCCTGGCGCTCCTGGGAATTCGCCCTGTCTGGGACGACGCCTCCCGCCGCGTCAAGGACCTCGAAGTCATGACGCTGGCCGAACTCGGTCGCCCGCGCGTCGACGTGACGCTGCGGATCTCCGGGTTCTTCCGGGACGCCTTCCCACACGCCACGGCGCTGCTCGACGACGCGGTGGCTCTGGCCGCAGCGCAGGACGAGAGCGATGTCGACAACTTCGTGCGCGCCCACGTCGAAGCCGACAAGGCCGCCGGCATCGACGAGCGCTCCGCCCGCACCCGCGTCTTCGGCTCCAAGCCGGGAACGTACGGAGCCGGGTTGCTGCAGCTCATCGACTCACGCGACTGGCGCACCGACGCCGACCTCGCCGAGGTCTACACCGTGTGGGGCGGTTACGCCTACGGGCGTGACCTCGACGGTGTGCCCGCCCGCGAAACCATGGAACGCACCTACAAGCGCATCCGCGTTGCCGCCAAGAACGTCGACACCCGCGAGCACGACATTGCCGATTCCGACGACTACTTCCAGTACCACGGCGGCATGGTCGCGGCGGTGCGCTCGCTCACTGGCGCCGACCCGGAGGCCTACATCGGCGACTCCACCCGGCCCCAACTCGTCGCCACCCGAACGCTGCTCGAGGAGACGTCACGGGTGTTCCGCGCCCGCGTCGTCAACCCCAAGTGGATGGCCGCGATGCGCGAACACGGCTACAAGGGCGCGTTCGAGATGGCTGCCACCGTCGACTACCTCTTCGGCTACGACGCCACCACGGGTGTGGTCGGGGACTGGATGTATGAGCGGTTGACCACGGAATACGTCCTGGATGAGACCAACCGGGAGTTTCTGGCCAAGTCGAACCCGTGGGCATTGCACGCGATGACCGAACGTCTGCTGGAGGCAGTGGACCGCGGGATGTGGGCTGAGCCCGACCCGCAGATCCTCGCCGAACTGCGAACCGCCTACCTGGATGCTGAAGGTGACCTTGAGGGTGACGACGACGATGTGTCGGGAGCAATCAAATGA
- a CDS encoding precorrin-3B synthase: MSPTPGAATSQRSARRDVGDRCPGAVRLHEAADGALARIRLPGGALGLEQAQALAHLAEELGDGDIHLTARGNAEIRGLDPTSAQLLTTRLSDAGLLPSVAHERMRNILVSSLAGLDGTGHLAPAGGLPLVAELDALLVSEPDCAALSGRFLFGIDDGRGDVVVCEPDLTAVATSAGLRLLLGGHPLGLVVQPDQTPRALQVLALTFLHYCRSRQLPAWRVADLDAAALRELGTLATNEVASALPTQPDPDPSPATARRPEPQEMLGLIGTDPVALGVGLPLGVAPGATWEALAQIAAQGEGVLRTTSTRGVIIGGLSPAHARRARETATELGLVTDQSSDYARVSACTGLPGCASSRADLRSDIRQVAGRTSEQPVGSSLLHVSGCERRCGHPRTPHLEAVATGSGYALARADGAPATGESTGEQIETMYTVMNMWRNA, from the coding sequence ATGTCCCCTACGCCCGGCGCCGCCACCAGCCAGCGCAGCGCTCGTCGCGATGTCGGCGACCGATGCCCCGGGGCTGTGCGCCTGCACGAAGCCGCTGACGGCGCCCTGGCCCGAATCCGACTACCCGGCGGGGCGCTGGGCCTGGAGCAGGCCCAGGCGCTGGCTCACCTGGCCGAAGAACTCGGCGACGGCGACATCCACCTCACCGCCCGCGGTAATGCCGAGATCCGTGGCCTGGATCCGACCAGCGCCCAACTGCTGACCACCCGGCTCAGCGACGCCGGTCTACTGCCCTCGGTGGCCCACGAACGGATGCGCAACATCCTGGTCTCGTCGTTGGCAGGCCTGGATGGGACAGGGCACCTCGCCCCCGCAGGCGGGCTCCCCCTGGTCGCCGAACTCGACGCCCTGCTCGTCAGCGAGCCGGACTGTGCGGCGCTCTCGGGCCGTTTCCTGTTCGGCATCGACGACGGCCGCGGCGACGTGGTCGTCTGCGAACCCGACCTGACCGCCGTGGCAACCAGCGCGGGTCTGCGGCTGCTCCTCGGCGGGCATCCGCTCGGACTCGTTGTCCAACCGGACCAGACTCCGCGCGCGCTACAGGTGCTGGCTCTCACTTTCCTGCACTACTGCCGCTCCCGGCAGTTGCCGGCGTGGCGGGTCGCCGACCTGGACGCAGCGGCGCTCCGCGAACTGGGCACTCTGGCCACGAACGAGGTGGCCTCGGCCCTGCCCACCCAGCCCGACCCGGACCCCAGCCCCGCCACGGCGCGCCGTCCCGAACCCCAGGAAATGCTCGGCCTGATCGGCACCGACCCGGTCGCGTTGGGTGTCGGACTCCCGCTCGGGGTAGCCCCCGGCGCCACCTGGGAAGCGCTCGCGCAGATCGCGGCCCAGGGTGAGGGGGTGCTGCGCACCACCAGCACTCGCGGCGTCATCATCGGCGGCCTGTCCCCCGCCCACGCGCGGCGCGCCCGGGAAACGGCCACTGAGCTCGGGCTGGTCACAGACCAATCCAGCGACTACGCCCGTGTCTCCGCCTGCACCGGGCTTCCCGGCTGCGCCTCATCGCGCGCCGACCTGCGCTCCGATATTCGCCAGGTTGCCGGGCGCACCTCAGAGCAACCCGTTGGTAGTTCGCTGCTGCATGTCAGCGGTTGCGAGCGCCGCTGTGGTCACCCGCGCACGCCGCACCTGGAGGCCGTCGCGACCGGCTCGGGATACGCCCTGGCGCGCGCTGACGGGGCGCCTGCGACCGGCGAATCCACCGGGGAACAGATCGAGACGATGTATACCGTCATGAACATGTGGAGGAACGCGTGA
- a CDS encoding purine-cytosine permease family protein, producing MPSTPSSPQPPAPPSLRSVERRSIDVVPPAERTGTPRSQFTLWLGANMQITAVVDGALAVVFGADAWWAIVGLLIGNVLGGIVMALHSAQGPRLGLPQMISSRAQFGVLGAALPLILVVIMYLGFAATGTLLSGQAINKMLGTETPAVGIVIFGLLTLLVAVFGYQWIHLLGRIATVTGLLGFAYLFVRLLAEHSVGELLAPKEGFVLATFLLAVSVSAGWQLVYGPYVADYSRYLPADTPAAHTFWGTFLGSVIGSQIAMTFGALVASVPGNGFLTNQVGVLGALAGSAAMAFVIYLVIVIGKLAVNCLNAYGGFMTILTTITGFTRRDRVSRGTRIALIAAFVTISMLIALLASSDFIATFKNFILVLLMVFTPWSAINLVDYYLVSKERVDIPALYDREGRYGSWNVPALAVYLIGVAVQLPFLAQAMYTGPVTKMLGGVDISWIVGLIVTGALYYPLARRQNLAPERLIYPAEAALNTEDLAGR from the coding sequence ATGCCATCCACACCCTCGTCCCCTCAGCCACCGGCGCCGCCCTCGCTACGCTCGGTCGAGCGGCGCAGCATCGACGTAGTTCCTCCTGCGGAGCGCACCGGTACTCCGCGGAGTCAGTTCACGCTGTGGCTGGGTGCGAACATGCAGATCACGGCCGTCGTCGACGGTGCGCTCGCCGTGGTGTTCGGCGCGGATGCCTGGTGGGCCATCGTCGGTCTGCTGATCGGCAACGTGCTCGGCGGCATCGTGATGGCGTTGCACTCCGCGCAGGGCCCGCGCCTGGGATTGCCGCAGATGATCAGCAGTCGCGCGCAGTTCGGGGTCCTGGGGGCCGCGCTGCCACTCATCCTCGTGGTGATCATGTACCTCGGTTTCGCCGCGACGGGCACGTTGCTCTCCGGGCAGGCGATCAACAAGATGCTCGGCACCGAGACCCCCGCCGTCGGCATCGTCATCTTCGGGCTGCTCACCCTGCTCGTCGCCGTTTTCGGGTACCAGTGGATCCACCTGCTCGGGCGCATCGCGACCGTCACCGGTCTGCTCGGGTTCGCCTACCTGTTCGTGCGCCTGCTCGCCGAGCACAGCGTGGGTGAACTCCTGGCGCCCAAGGAGGGGTTCGTGCTCGCGACCTTCCTCCTGGCCGTCTCGGTCTCGGCCGGGTGGCAGCTCGTGTATGGGCCGTATGTCGCCGACTACTCCCGCTACCTGCCTGCTGATACTCCTGCGGCGCACACGTTCTGGGGCACGTTCCTCGGCAGCGTCATCGGCAGCCAGATCGCTATGACGTTCGGTGCTTTGGTGGCGAGCGTCCCCGGTAACGGCTTTCTCACAAACCAGGTCGGAGTCCTCGGGGCTCTCGCCGGATCGGCCGCGATGGCCTTTGTCATCTATCTGGTCATCGTCATCGGCAAGCTCGCCGTCAATTGCCTCAACGCGTACGGCGGCTTCATGACGATCCTCACGACGATCACGGGATTCACCCGCCGCGACCGTGTCTCCCGAGGAACGCGCATCGCTCTCATCGCGGCCTTCGTCACGATCTCGATGCTGATTGCGTTGTTGGCGAGCAGCGACTTCATCGCGACGTTCAAGAACTTCATTCTCGTGCTGCTCATGGTGTTCACGCCGTGGAGTGCGATCAACCTCGTCGACTACTACCTCGTCAGCAAGGAGCGCGTCGACATTCCCGCGCTGTACGACCGAGAGGGCCGCTACGGCAGTTGGAATGTGCCCGCGCTCGCCGTGTACCTCATCGGGGTCGCGGTGCAGTTGCCGTTCCTGGCGCAGGCGATGTACACCGGCCCGGTCACGAAGATGCTGGGCGGGGTCGATATCAGTTGGATCGTGGGTCTGATCGTCACCGGTGCGCTGTACTACCCCCTCGCGCGTCGCCAGAACCTCGCACCCGAGCGTCTCATCTACCCGGCCGAGGCCGCTCTGAACACCGAGGACCTCGCCGGTAGGTGA
- a CDS encoding precorrin-8X methylmutase, whose product MKYDYITDGAEIYRRSFATIRAESDLARFSENEDRVAVRMIHACGSTDLAADIVFSENACSAAMTALQGGAPILVDTNMVASGVTRHRLPAENEIVCLLRDESVADLAKQIGNTRTAAAVELWGERIDGAVLAIGNAPTALFHLLEILQDKPWRPAVVLGMPVGFIGAAESKEALIANDLGLEYIAVRGRRGGSAITCGALNALTLPSE is encoded by the coding sequence GTGAAGTACGACTACATCACCGACGGGGCCGAGATCTACCGGAGATCGTTCGCGACCATCCGGGCAGAATCGGACCTGGCACGATTCTCGGAGAATGAGGATCGGGTGGCGGTGCGGATGATCCACGCCTGCGGCTCCACCGACCTCGCAGCCGACATCGTCTTCTCTGAGAATGCCTGCAGCGCGGCGATGACGGCCCTGCAAGGCGGCGCGCCGATCCTGGTCGACACCAACATGGTCGCCAGTGGTGTCACCCGGCACCGGCTACCGGCTGAGAACGAGATCGTCTGCCTGCTGCGCGATGAGTCGGTGGCCGACCTGGCCAAACAGATCGGCAACACCCGCACCGCCGCCGCGGTCGAGTTGTGGGGGGAACGCATCGACGGTGCGGTCCTTGCCATTGGCAACGCCCCCACCGCGCTGTTCCACCTGTTGGAGATCCTGCAGGACAAGCCGTGGCGCCCGGCGGTCGTGTTGGGGATGCCGGTCGGCTTCATCGGCGCAGCCGAATCCAAGGAGGCGCTGATCGCCAACGACCTCGGCCTGGAGTACATCGCAGTCCGCGGGCGTCGTGGCGGCTCGGCCATCACCTGCGGAGCGCTGAACGCGCTGACCCTGCCGAGCGAATGA
- a CDS encoding thermonuclease family protein yields MKVGVAAAVLAAGMVVGAGAPGAQAAGAVSAVRAPGEIVGRVTYVVDGDTVHVRVGSRIEKVRVIGVDTPELSKRQCFSTQAKAATTNLVAGKVVTLRADRTQGDRDRYHRLLRHVILPDRSSLAQRLIANGYGREYTYAKPYVGQSTFRSAQARAMKARRGVWSATCAKQGVGRPLTQAVTKPKPNAKPVAGRCTIKGNISSSGEKIYHLPGQRYYNATKITLNKGERWFCSTRDAQRAGWRPAKV; encoded by the coding sequence GTGAAGGTTGGGGTGGCGGCGGCGGTTTTGGCCGCTGGAATGGTCGTGGGGGCAGGCGCACCGGGGGCGCAGGCTGCCGGCGCGGTCAGTGCAGTGCGGGCGCCTGGCGAGATCGTCGGGCGCGTGACCTACGTCGTGGACGGCGACACCGTCCATGTGCGGGTCGGGTCTCGCATCGAGAAGGTACGGGTCATCGGCGTGGACACCCCGGAGTTGTCCAAACGACAGTGTTTCTCGACCCAGGCCAAGGCCGCGACGACGAACCTGGTCGCGGGCAAGGTGGTGACGCTACGCGCCGACCGCACGCAGGGCGATCGTGACCGTTACCACCGACTGTTGCGTCACGTGATCCTGCCGGACCGGTCGTCGCTGGCGCAGCGGCTGATCGCCAACGGTTACGGACGCGAATACACCTACGCCAAGCCCTACGTCGGCCAGAGCACCTTCCGTTCGGCCCAGGCCCGAGCGATGAAGGCGCGCCGCGGCGTGTGGAGCGCGACGTGCGCCAAGCAAGGTGTCGGCCGCCCGTTGACGCAGGCGGTCACCAAGCCGAAACCGAACGCCAAGCCGGTTGCAGGTCGCTGCACCATCAAGGGGAACATCAGCAGCAGCGGCGAGAAGATCTATCACCTTCCCGGCCAGCGGTACTACAACGCCACCAAGATCACCTTGAACAAAGGCGAGCGCTGGTTCTGCTCCACCCGGGATGCCCAGCGAGCGGGCTGGCGTCCAGCCAAGGTCTGA
- a CDS encoding YihY/virulence factor BrkB family protein: protein MPVIQWLDRVQRKHPALGAPLAVLYKFFDDQGVYLAAIIAFYAFISMFPMFLLLSTILGFALESDPGLREAILASAASQIPVIGHDIEAQKLTGSGTAAIVAVLTALYGSLGVAQAIQNAMNFTWGVRRNERPNPFTSRLRSLGLIGILGLFVLATTLLSQLSSALRATNFPLTDRSAMLASVGSLLLSSFFFVLICRLGTAKALTTREVLPGSLLAGLAWQGLQTGGGAFVQSVVARSSATNGVFAVVLGLLAWLFLASIVLVICLEVNVVMARKLYPRSLLTPMTDLVDLTDADRHTYSRLARAQAIKGFQNVEVTFEHDGQYATAHRNRELHGATSIEAVELEEAAQGPETDEPPTAATPVLARNDPDSARLRR from the coding sequence ATGCCGGTCATCCAGTGGCTGGATCGAGTTCAGCGCAAGCATCCGGCGTTGGGTGCTCCGCTCGCCGTGCTCTACAAGTTCTTCGACGACCAAGGCGTCTATCTCGCCGCGATCATCGCGTTCTACGCGTTCATCTCGATGTTCCCGATGTTCCTGCTGCTGTCCACGATTCTGGGTTTTGCTTTGGAGAGCGATCCGGGGCTGCGGGAGGCCATCCTCGCTTCTGCGGCCAGCCAGATCCCGGTGATCGGGCATGACATCGAGGCGCAGAAACTGACCGGTAGCGGGACCGCTGCCATCGTCGCTGTGCTGACGGCGTTGTACGGGTCGCTGGGGGTAGCCCAGGCCATCCAGAACGCCATGAACTTCACCTGGGGTGTGCGGCGCAACGAGCGGCCCAATCCGTTCACCAGCAGGCTGCGTAGCCTCGGACTCATCGGAATCCTCGGTCTGTTCGTGCTCGCCACGACGCTGCTGAGTCAGCTCAGTTCGGCGCTACGCGCGACGAACTTTCCGCTCACCGACCGTTCGGCGATGCTGGCCAGTGTCGGGTCGCTGCTGCTGTCGAGTTTCTTCTTCGTCCTCATCTGTCGCCTGGGCACGGCCAAGGCGCTGACGACCCGTGAGGTGTTGCCGGGTTCGCTGCTGGCCGGTCTGGCCTGGCAGGGGCTGCAAACCGGTGGTGGAGCCTTCGTGCAGTCGGTGGTGGCGCGCTCATCGGCTACCAACGGTGTCTTCGCGGTGGTCCTGGGACTTCTAGCGTGGCTGTTCCTTGCCTCGATCGTGTTGGTGATCTGCCTTGAGGTGAACGTGGTGATGGCTCGAAAGCTGTATCCGCGTTCGCTGCTGACCCCGATGACTGATCTGGTGGACCTGACCGATGCCGACCGGCACACTTACAGCCGGCTCGCCCGGGCACAGGCGATCAAGGGGTTCCAGAACGTCGAGGTCACTTTCGAACATGACGGCCAGTACGCCACCGCGCACCGAAACCGGGAGCTGCACGGGGCCACCTCGATCGAAGCGGTCGAACTCGAGGAGGCCGCCCAGGGGCCAGAAACCGACGAGCCGCCCACCGCGGCAACGCCGGTGCTGGCCCGCAATGACCCAGACTCGGCCCGTCTCCGGCGTTGA